The genome window TCATCGGCGGGATGATCCTGCTGGGGCTCTTCGCGCTCTTGATCTGGCGCGTGCTCAGCATCGGCTGGGGAGCGCGGGACGCGTTCGGAGCGAACATCGCCGCGGGCCTCGCGAGCCTGCTCCTGTTCCAGATCACGGTGAACATCGGCATGGTGACGGGGATCATGCCCGTGACCGGCATCCCGCTGCCGTTCATCACCTACGGAGGCTCTTCGATGATCTCGTTACTGTTCGCGATGGGCCTCCTCCAGTCGGTCCGCGTGCACTCCTGGAAGCCGACCTTCTGACCGCGCGGTACCATCGCGGCACCGATGATCACTAGAAGCACCGATCAGCCTCGCCAGCGCTGGCAGATCCTGTTCGCTCGCCGCCACCCCGCCCTGCGAATCCGGCAGGCGGAGCTCCTCACCGAATTCGAGCGCGCGTTTCGCGAGGCCGGCCTCCCGCTGGCAACGTCCAACGCGCAGCATCCGCGACCCAGGCTGAAGTTCGCCGCCAACCTGCCGGTCGGCATCGAGCTGCGCGGGGAGGTGCTGGAGGCGTATTTCGACGACCTGGTGCCGATCGACCGGATCCAGGCCGCCGCAGAGCTGCTCCCCGAGGGGATCGAGGTGGTCGACGCGCGCGAGGTGTGGCACGGCTTCCCGTCAGCCGCGTCCCAGCTGCGAGCCGCTGAGTACGAGGTGGAGGTCCGCAACGGGCCGGAGCTGACCAGCGATGCCCTGCGCGGAGCAGTGGTCAGGCTCCTGGCTGCTCGTCAGCTTCCCGGAATGCGGCGGAGAGGTGAGAGCGAGCGGCGCGCCGATGCGGGGCCTCGCGACCTTCGCCCGCTCCTGGAGGACGCGGAGGTGCTGGAGGTGGACGAGGAGGCGCATCGGGGCAAGCTGCGGCTGGTGCTGCGCCTCGATGCGAGTGGTGCCGGCAGGCCGGAGGACGTCGTGGGTGCCCTCGACCTGCCCCTGCGTGCAGGCCCGGCTGTCCGCACGCGCCTCCTCTTCGTTGACACTCCCCCGATCGCCCGGTAGACTCGCCGTCCCCCGGCGTATCGTCTGGCCGCTTCGCCGTGCGTGGGTCGGCTTCGGTCGGCCCGTCGGTTGCAGTCCATTTCAGAGCTCCCCGGGAGATGATCATGTACGCCGTCCTCAGCAGCGGCGGAAAGCAATATCGGGTCGAGGCCGGCACCACGCTCATGCTCGAGCGTCTTGACGGCAGACCCGGCGAGGCCGGCGCCAAGGTCACCTTCGATCGCGTTCTGCTCATCGGCGATGGCGACGACGTCACGATCGGGACGCCAACCGTGGCGGGCGCCTCGGTGAGCGCGACGGTCCTGGGCGAGGCGCTGGGACCCAAGCTGGTCATCTTCAAGTTCAAGCAGAAGGTCAAGTACCGTCGGCGCACCGGGCACCGGCAGCACATGACACGTGTTCGGATCGACACGATCAACCCGACGGCGGTCAGGAAGCCGACCGCGAAGGCCGATGCGAGCGAGGCCCCGATGAAGGCCGGGGACGTCGCGGAGAAGCCCGCGGCGCGGACGGCGAGGCCGAGGACGAGGAAGGTGGCGGTGGCCGAGCCCGCAGTTGAGAAGGCGGCCGAGAAGCCGAAGGCTCGCCGAGCGGCGAAGCCCAAGCCGAAGGCAGAGGAGTAACGACTGATGGCACACAAGAAGGCAGGCAGCTCAAGCCGAAACGGTCGCGACTCTGCCGGGCAGCGGCTCGGCGTCAAGCGCGGCGACGGCCAGCAGGTCAACGCTGGCACGATCATCGTTCGCCAGCGGGGGAGTACATTCAATCCGGGGGAGAACGTGGGCATGGGGCGCGACTACACCCTGTTCGCCACAAGCGAGGGGACCGTCAAGTTCAGCCACGCGACGCGTAGGAAGAAGCGCGTCAGCGTCATCAGTTCAGAAACAACAGCGGCCTAGGCGGCCGCGGGATCCCAGGAGCCAAGCCATGAAGGCCGACATTCATCCGCAGTACCATCAGGCGCAGGTTCACTGCGTCTGCGGGACCACGTTCACGGTCGGCTCGACCGTGGAGTCGATCCGAGTCGAGGTCTGCGCCAATTGCCACCCGTTCTACACCGGTACCCAGAACATCGTCGACACCGCCGGCCAGGTCGAGCGGTTCCAGCGACGCATGGAGCGATCGCAGCGCGAGTCGTGACGTGCGCCGCCACCTGACCGGGTGGCGGTGGCGCCTCGCCCCCCATCTCCTGTTTCTGGTCCCCGAGCTGCTGGCCGCCGCCGGCCCGTTCGTGATCACCTCGATCGCGCGCGCCGGTGAGCGGCCTCGTTTCCGGATGCCCGACTTCTTCTATGGCGGGCAGGCTCTGATCGAGGGGGTCATGATGCGCGGCCGCACGACCGTGGCCATGAGCGTCCGACCGCCCTCCGGCGAGATCCGGACCTACAGTGAGCCACTCCCCGGGGCGATGGCTCGCGGCAGGTGGGTCAAGGTGCCATTCGCCCGTGGCGTCCTGGTCCTCTACGAGGCGCTGGTGATCGGCACGCGCATGCTGATGCGCTCGGCGGCGATCGCGGCCGAGGGCGAGGACATCCAGATCGGGAAGGGCACCATGGCCGTGACGATGGTGATCTCGATCGGGTTCGCGATTGGCCTCTTCTTCGTCCTGCCGCTCTTCCTTTCGACCTTCGCGGAGCGAGCCACGACCAGCGACCTGCTCGCCAACCTGGCCGAGGGGGGAATTCGCCTGGCCGTGTTCGTCGCCTACATCTGGCTGATCGGGCGCATGGCCGAGGTTCGTCGCGTGTTCGCCTATCACGGGGCGGAGCACAAGGCCATCAGCGCCCACGAGGCTCAGCGTCCGCTGACGCCCGGGGAGGTCGATCGCTTCAGCACGGCCCACACGCGCTGCGGCACGACCTTCCTGCTGATCGTGGTGGTCATCAGCATCTTCTTCTTCGGCCTTATCCCCCGGGCCGGCGTACCGCTCCCGCTCCTCTTCCTGTCGCGGATCGTGCTGGTCCCCTTCATTGCCGCCTTCGCCTACGAGCTCGTGCGATTCGGGGCGAGCCACTATGGCAACCGCGTTGTCCGCGCCATCTACGCCCCCGGCCTCTGGCTGCAGGCGCTCACCACCCGACCCCCGGACCACAGCATGCTGGAGGTGAGCATCGCGTCGCTCGAATCATGCCTGGCGTCGGATCGCGAGGCGGCGCTTCCGGCGAACCCGTGATCGATCGACTGCGCCAGATCGAGTCGACCTACGACGCGGTCGTCGCGGAGATGGCGACGCCGGCGGCGGCCAGCGACCCGGCACGCCTGCAGGCGCTGGGTCGAGAGCTCTCCCGCCTGGAGCCGGTGGTGGAGGCGATCCGCGCCTGGTCCGCGGTCCGGGATGAGCTGGAGGCGACGCGGTCGATGGCGCATGACCCCGACGAGGAGGTGCGCGCCATGGCGCGCGAGGAGCTGGCCGCGCTCGAGGCTCGTGAGCAGGTCATCGACCAGGACCTGCGCCGGCTGCTGGTCCCGCGCGACCCGAATGACGATCGAGACGTGATCCTGGAGGTCCGCGCCGGGACCGGCGGCGACGAGGCCGCCCTGTTTGCCGGCGACCTGTACCGCATGTACGCCCGCTATGCCGAGCGGAGGCGCTGGAAGTTCGACCTGATCTCCGTCAGCGAGGGCGGCGGCGGCGGGGTGAAGGAGGCGATCGCCGAGATCGCCGGCCAGGGGGCCTACTCGCGCCTGAAGTTCGAGAGCGGCGTGCACCGCGTGCAGCGGGTGCCGACAACCGAGGCGGCGGGCCGGATCCACACGTCGACCGCAACCGTCAGCATCCTGCCTGAGGCCGATGAGGTCGAGATCCAGATCCCTGACAAGGACCTCCGGATTGACGTCTACCGATCGAGCGGGCCGGGCGGGCAGAGCGTCAACACCACCGACAGCGCGGTGCGCATCACGCACCTGCCGAGCGGGCTGGTGGTGGCCATCCAGGATGAGAAGAGCCAGCACAAGAACAAGGCCAAGGCGCTGGCCGTCCTCCGCGCTCGGCTGCTGGAACTGGAGCAGTCAAGGCAGGCCGAGGAACGCGGCGACCAGCGCCGGTCCCAGGTGGGCAGCGGTGAGCGCGCCGAGAAGATCCGCACCTACAACTTTCCCGACGACCGGGTCACCGACCATCGCGTCGGTGTCACCGTGCACAACCTGCCCGGCCTGCTCGAGGGTGATCTCGACCGGTTGATCGAGCCACTGGCTGAGGCCGATCAGGCCGCGCGCCTCGCGCGGATCGGCGCCGATGACACCCTCTGAGTCAGTGGCGGGAGCGGTGCTGCCCCAGGCCAGCGCCGGCCGCCTCGTGGCGGCAACCGCGTTCTCGCTGCGAGCCGCCGGGATTCCCTCGCCGCGCCTGGATGCCGAGCTCCTGGTTGGACATGCCTTCGGCCGCGATCGCGCCTGGCTGCATGCCCACCCCGACGCCGAGCTGGGCCCACGAGAAGCCAGCCTGCTGGCAGGATGGATCGAGCGGCGTGCTGCAGGCGAGCCGATTGCCTATATCCGCGGCTTCAAGGAATGGCTCTCGCTGCGAATCGCGACCGACGCCCGAGCCCTCATTCCGCGTCCGGAGACGGAGCTGCTGGTCGAGGCCGCCATCGGCGAGATCGCCGCGCATCTGGTCCGAGGCGAGGAGACGGTGCAGGCCTGGGAGGTGGCGACCGGGAGTGGTGCGGTCGCCCTCGCCATCGCGCTGCGCTTCCGAACCGCTATCGCGCTCGGGCGGCTTCGCCTCGCGGCCAGCGACCTGTCGGCAGAGGCGCTCGAGCTCGCCTCGGAGAACCTGGCAGCGCACGGGGTGGGAGGCACGGTGACGCTCGCGTGCGGCGACCTGCTCGAGCCGGCGGCGTTGCGCGATGGTCGGGCCGACCTGCTCATCGCCAACCTGCCGTACCTGACCAGCGCCCAGGTCGAGACCGGCAAGGGCTCGCTCGCCTGGGAGCCGCGGCGCGCCCTCGACGGTGGAGTCGATGGCCTCGACCTGCTGCGGCGGCTCATCAACGATCTCCCCACAGCCATCGCCTCCGACGGGGCGGCGCTGCTGGAGATCGGGGAGGGACAGGCTGCGCCCGTCCGCGAGATGCTGGCGGCGCTCCCGTCGAGGACCTCGGTCACCACCCTGCTGGACCTCGCGGGCATCGAGCGAGTCGTCCGCGTGGCGTTCGTCTGACTGATGGCCGATCGGCTGACGGGCGACCAGGCTGGCATCGCCCGCGCGGCGGAGCTGCTGCGGGCGGGGGAGCTGGTCGCATTCCCGACAGACACCGTGTACGGCATCGGCTGCCGGATCGGAGACCCCGCCGCGCTGGCGCGCATCTTCACCGCCAAGCGGCGTGACCCGGAGAAGGCCATCCCATGGCTGGTGGCGTCCCGCGCCGAGGTGGCCGGGTCGGGGTTCCGGGTCGACGATCGCGCACTCCAGCTCGCCGAGCGCTTCTGGCCCGGCGCCCTGACCCTGGTGCTCCCGGCGGTGGACGGGGGCGCAACGCAGGCCTTCCGGGTTCCGGCGCACGACGTGGCGCTCTCACTCCTGGCGGCAACCGGACCGATGGCCGTGACCAGCGCCAACCGATCGGGCGAGCCGGAGACCCTCGATGCGGACGACGTGGCCATCGCGTTCGCCGATTCGGAGGAGCCGTCCGCCATCCTCGATGGGGGACGGGTGCCGGGCGGGGTGGCCTCGTCGGTGCTGGACCTGAGCGGCCCCGTGGCGCGGATGTTGCGCGAGGGTGCCGTGTCCCGCGCCGAGGTCGAGGGGCTGATCGGGCCGATAGACTAGCGGCGCCATGCGCGTCGCCATCGGCTCCGACCATGCCGGCTTCGCCCTCAAGGGTGAGCTCTGCAGCCTGCTCGACGAGCTGCGGGTCGAGTACCGCGACTTCGGGACCTTCTCCGCCGATGCCGTCGACTACCCCGATTTCGTGGCACCGGTGGCCAGGGCCGTCTCCCGCGGCGACTACGAGCTGGGGATCGTCATTGGCGGAAGCGGGACCGGCGAGGCGATCGTCGCCAACAAGGTGCGCGGCATCCGCTGCGTCCAGGCCACCAACCCCGTGGTTGCCCGCCTGGCGCGCGAGCATAACGACGCGAACGTGATCGCCTTCGGCGCTCGCATCATCGGCACCGAGGTGGCCAAGGCCTGCCTCCGCGAGTTCCTGTCAAGCCAGTTCGCGGGTGGTCGCCACATCGCTCGGCTGGAGAAGCTGGCGAAGATCGAGGCGGAGGAGGCGGGGCGCTGAGCCTTGCCCTCGACGATCGCGATCGGTCGATCCTGTCCGGTGCGGCCGGAGACGGCGCCGCCCTGGCGATGCGCCTGGTGGTGCGAACGGCCGAGGTCCTGGGTGCCGAGCGCCTGATCCCGATCACGCGGGCCCACGTCGATTCCTGCCTGTACCACGGCGAGGCGACGATCGACTTCGCGGAGCGGCTGATTCACGGCGGCGCCCAGGTGACCGTCCCGACCACGCTGAACGTCGGCGGGGTCGACCTGCTGCACCCGGAGCTGTGGCGCGGCGATCCGGTGATCGCTGAACGCGGGCGTCTGCTGATGGGCCATTACCGGTCGCTCGGCTGCCAGCCAACCTATACCTGCGCTCCCTACCAGCTGGCCGATGCGCGGCCGTCGTTCGGCGAGCAGGTGGCATGGGCCGAGTCGAACGCCATCGTCTTCTGCAACAGCGTGCTGGGTGCGCGGACGGAGCGTTACGGCGACTTCACCGATATCGCCTGCGCGATCACCGGCCGGGTCCCCGATGCCGGCCTCCACCGAACCGACGCCCGGCGTGCCGTGCTGGTCCTGCGGCTCGGGCCGGATGTCCCTGCCGCCCTGCTGGAGGACGACTCCCTCTACCCGGTGCTCGGGATCGTCCTCGGCAGGCGGGCGGGGAGTCGGGTGGGGGTCGTCGCCGGCCTGCCGTCCGGCCTTTCGGAGGAGCGATTGAAGGCCCTCGGCGCGGCCGCCGCCTCATCGGGCGCGGTCGCGATGTTCCACGCCATCGGCTCGACACCCGAGGCGCCGACCCTGGATGCGGCGCTCCAGGGCCGTGAGCCGGAGGAGGTCTTGCAGGTCGGCATGGCCGAGCTGCGCAGCGCGCATGACGAGCTCACGACCGCGCAGGGCGGTGCCCCGCCCGAAACGCCGATCGGCACTGTCTCGCTCGGAACCCCGCACGCGTCGCTGGGCGAGCTGCGCGCGGTGGAGCGCGAGCTGGCGGGTGCCCGTCCCGCGCCCGGCGTCGAGCTGCTGGTGTCCACCGCGCGGACGCTCCTGGCGGAAGCGGAGGGGGAGGGCCTCGCCGGGCGTCTCCGCTCGCTGGGGGTCGAGCTGCTGGTCGATACGTGCAGCTACATCGCGCCGATCCTGCGCCCGAGCCCGCTGCCCGCGATGACCGATTCGGGGAAGTGGGCCTTCTACGCGCCGGGCAACATCGGCGTCGAGGTCGTCTTCGGCTCACTGAGGGAGTGCGTGCGCTCTGCCGTGGAGGGCCGCGTCTGGCGGGATGCTGATGTGTGGGGCACGGCATGAAGGGCATGGTCCTGGCCGATGGCGCCGCCCGTGGCCAGGCGCTCGTCCTTGATGAGCCGCTCTCCTTCTGGGGCGGGGTCGACCCGGCGAGCGGCGCGATCATCGACGTCCGGCATCCGCAGCTCGGCATCTCGCTCAAGGGCCGTGTGCTGGTGATGAGCTCGGTCCGCGGCTCCTCCTCTTCCTCGTCGGTGCTGGCCGAGACCGTCCGAGCCGGCTGCGCTCCTGCCGCAATCCTGCTGGGGGAGCCTGACCTGATCCTGGCGGTCGGTGCGGCGGTCGCCGAGGAGCTCTACGGCATCCGCGTGCCCGTCCTCCAGCTCCAGCTGGCGGACCTGGGAGCCATTCCGGGTGGCGCGGCGGTCTCCATCGGCGAGGGCGGCGAGGTCACGCTCGGCTGACACGCTTGCGGGACCTCGATCTCGAGCCGCCGACCGACATCTCGTTCAGGATCCGTCGGGGGACCCCGACTACATCGAGCCGCTGCTGGCCATGATCTCGACCGGACTCATGAAGTCGCCTGCCTACGCGATCACGCTGCCCGAGCGCTTCACCGACCTTCCTCGCGACTACGCCGAAGAGCTGGCCAACCCCTCCGCGCGCTACTGGTTGGCAGAGGAGGATGGCCGAGCCATCGGCCCCGCGGGACTCGCCCCGTCGGATCCCGGCGTGATGGTCCCCGAGGGTGCGTGGTACCTGGAGGACGCCAAGACGGACCCGGCGGCTCGTGGCCGCGGCGTGGCCCGTGCGCTGCTGGCTGCCGCCTTCGCCGAGGCACGCGCGGCCGGAGCGAACGACTGCGTCGTCGATTGGCGGACCGCCTCGCTGCCGGCCGATCGAACCTGGACTGCGCTCGGCTTCAAGCCGACCGAATTCCGCCTGCACCGGCACATCGACGAGCGGATCGCCTGGGCCGGCGGCATGCCCGGTTAGACTGGCCGTCACCACCACCCGCCGCGACGAGGCAGACCGATGGATCCCTGGGCCCCGCTCGAGATTGAAGATCCCGAGATCTACCGCGTGGTTCGCGCCGAGGAGGAGCGGACGCGGTCGAACCTGGAGCTGATCGCGTCGGAGAGCTACCCGTCGCTCGCCGTGCTCCAGGCGACCGGCTCGATCCTGACCGGCAAGTACGCGGAAGGATATCCCGGGCGGCGCTACTACGGCGGCTGCGAGGTGGTCGACCAGGGGGAGGAGCTGGCCCGGGACCGTGCGAAGCAGCTGTTCGGGGCCGAGCACGTCAACGTGCAGCCGCACGCCGGTGCGCAGGCCAACATGGCGGTCTACCACGCGCTGCTCGAGCGGGGCGACACCGTGCTCGGCCTGGCGCTCGACCAGGGCGGCCACCTGACCCACGGATCCCCGGTGAACTTCAGTGGCCAGTACTACAACTTCGTCGCCTATCACGTGGACCGCGAGACGCACCTGATCGACATGGATGAGGTGCAGGCGCTGGCGCGGGAGCATCGGCCGAAGATGATCGTCACCGGCGCGACCGCCTACCCACGCTTCTGGGACTTCGCCGCGTTCCGGGCCATCGCCGACGAGGTCGGCGCCTACCTCATGACCGATATGGCGCATTTCGCCGGCCTGGTGGCAGCCGACGTGCATCCCAGTCCCGTTCCGCACGCTCACGTGGTCACGACCACCACCCACAAGACGCTGCGTGGGCCGCGCGGCGGGATGATCCTGTGCCACGAGGAGCTCGCCAAGGCGATCGACAAGGCCGTCTTCCCGGCACTCCAGGGCGGGCCGCTGGAGCACGTGATCGCTGCCAAGGCGGTCGCCTTCCGACAGGCGATGAGCGCCGAGTTCCGGCGCGACATGGAGCAGACCGTGGCGAACGCGCGCGAGCTGGCCGCCGGCCTGGTCGCCGCGAGTGCGGCGGTCGTCACCGGCGGGACCGATAACCACCTGATGCTGGTCGACGTGCGACCCCTGGGCGTCACGGGCAAGGAGGCCGACCTGGCGCTCGGCGAGGTCCGCATCACGGTCAATCGCAACACGATCCCGTACGACCCAAACCCGCCGATGGTGGCGAGCGGGATCCGGGTCGGGACGCCCGCGGTGACGGGCCGCGGCATGAAGGAGGCGGAGATGGGCCAGGTGGCCCAGCTGATCGTCGACGGCATCGCCGCTCGCGGCAATCCCGAGGCGCAGGCGGCGATCCGCGATCGCGTGGCGCAGATCGTCGATCGCTTCCCGGTTCCGGGCCTGCCCCAGACGCTGGTGGCCGGCCACGCAACCGCCTAGGAGCCGCGTCGCCGGCTCGATCGGGCTCCGGTATACTCGCGCCGTCCGACCGCTCTGAGTCGAACTGAAGATGGCACAGCTGACCCCGACCGGGCTCGTCAAGATCCTGGGCCTGGTGACCCTGATCATGGTGATCCCAATCGTGGGAGGCTCGGTAGCCGGCCTCATCCTGGATGGGGTCTTCGGCACCGGGCCGTTGCTGGTCCTCATCGGTCTGGCGGGCGGAAGCCTGATCGCGGCAATCGGTATCTGGCTCCTCATCCGCGCCGGTGCGCGGCGGGGCTACGGTAGCGGAACCAGCAATGGGGCCTGACCAGGGCAAGGGCGAGCGTCCGCCAAGCGCCAATTGGGCGGTGGCCTTCGACCTTGGCCTGCGGTTGGGGATCTCGGTCATCCTGGGCGTCGGGGGCGGCCTGCTGGTGGACAGCTGGCTGCGCACCAGTCCGATCTTCACGCTGATCGGGATGGTGCTGGGGATCGGAGCAGCCATGTACACGATCTGGGATGTCGCGCGGCAGAGCATGAGGAGATAGGCGCGCAGTGGTACACGTCGACATCGCAGCCGAGACGCTCTTCGCGATCGGGCCGCTGATCGTCACCAACTCGATGGTCGGGGCGCTCCTCGCATCGATCCTGCTGCTGCTCGCGGCCCGCTGGTTCACGCGTCGCTCCGGGATCGTGCCCAGCCGCGGACAGAGCGTCATCGAGCTGCCGATCGAGTTCCTGGCCGGGATCGTGCGTGGCACCGGCGGCAAGCGCTGGCGCCAGTTCGTCCCACTGATCCTCGCCATCTTCCTGTTCGTGCTGACGGCCAACTGGCTGAGCCTGCTTCCGGGGGTCGGCACCATCGGCCTCTGGGAAGGCGAGGGGGAGCATCGAATCCTCGTCCCGTTCGTGCGCGCGGGGGCCGCCGACCTGAACTTCACGCTGGGGCTGGCGCTCATCTCCTTCGTCGCGTTCATCATGTTCGGGCTCCGCGCCAACGGCGCGCGCGGCTACCTGAAGGAGCTGCTGATCGCCGAGCCGGCCTACATGACGCCGCTGCTGACCCCGATCCACCTGATCAGCGAGCTGTCCCGGGTCATCAGCCTCTCGATGCGGCTCTTCGGCAACGTCTTCGCCGGCGAGGTGCTGCTGGCCACCATGCTGGCGCTCACGACGGCGACCCTCTTCACCCTGCCGCTGGCCTTCGTCGTGCCGGGCGTCTTCATTGGCCTCGAGCTGCTCTTCGGGCTGGTGCAGGCGCTCGTCTTCGCGCTCCTCTCCATGACCTACATCACGCTGGCGATCGCGGAGCATCGCCAGCACGGCTCAGCCGACGACCATGCGGGCGAGGCGCCCGAGCAAGGCACCGCGCCGGCACACGGCGCGGCGTAAGCAACCACAAGGAGGAAGACCACTCGTGGACCTACAGCAACTCGCAGCCGGACTGGCCATGGGGCTCGGCGGCATCGGGCCCGGAATCGGCCTGGGGATCGGCTTCTCCAAGGCGATGGAGGCGATCGGCCGCAACCCGGAGGCCTCCGGAACGATCTTCGTGCCGTACATCCTGGGCCTTGCCCTGACCGAGGCGATCGGCATCTACGCCCTGGTGGTGTCGCTGATCATCCTCTTCGCCAGCTAGGACAAGAGCCGCCATGGCATTCTTTGAGGCATTCGGGGTCGACGTCTTCAAGCTCGCCTTCCAGATCCTCAACTTCCTGCTGATCCTGTACCTGCTCAACCGATTCCTGTTCAAGCGGGTGCTGGGACTGCTCGACGAGCGGCAGGGGCGAATCAGCAAGGGGCTCGAGGACGCGGAGGCGGCCGCGCGCGACCGCGAGCTGGCGCGGGCCGAGCGGGAGACTGCGCTCGACGAGGCGCGCAGTGAAGCGCAGACCATGATCGCCCGCGCCACGAAGATCGCCGAGGACTCGAGGAAGGAGATCGTGGCCGCCGCGCGCGCCGAGGCCGAGAAGGTGGCCGCGCGAGCGACGGAGGAGATCACCGCCGAGAAGCAGCGCGCGATCGCCGAGCTTCGCTCGCAGGTCGCCGACCTGGCGCTCGAGGCCGCCGGCAGGCTCGTCAAGACCGAGATGAACGCGCCCACCCAGCGGCGCCTGATCGACGAGTTCCTGGCCGAGGTCTCGCCCAGCGAAAAGGAGCGCAGCTGACCGATGGCCAGACGGGACACGTCCGCCCGGCGCTACGCGGAGGCGGCCTTCCAGATCGGCCGCGCCGACGGGACGCTCGACGCCTGGGAGCGCGACATGGCGACCATCGGGGCGACGATGCGCCACCCGGAGCTGCGGAGGCTGCTCCAGCATCCTGCCATCCCGTTCGCGGAGAAGGAGCGCGTGCTGCGCGCCGTCATGGGGCATGGGGTT of Chloroflexota bacterium contains these proteins:
- the glyA gene encoding serine hydroxymethyltransferase, with translation MDPWAPLEIEDPEIYRVVRAEEERTRSNLELIASESYPSLAVLQATGSILTGKYAEGYPGRRYYGGCEVVDQGEELARDRAKQLFGAEHVNVQPHAGAQANMAVYHALLERGDTVLGLALDQGGHLTHGSPVNFSGQYYNFVAYHVDRETHLIDMDEVQALAREHRPKMIVTGATAYPRFWDFAAFRAIADEVGAYLMTDMAHFAGLVAADVHPSPVPHAHVVTTTTHKTLRGPRGGMILCHEELAKAIDKAVFPALQGGPLEHVIAAKAVAFRQAMSAEFRRDMEQTVANARELAAGLVAASAAVVTGGTDNHLMLVDVRPLGVTGKEADLALGEVRITVNRNTIPYDPNPPMVASGIRVGTPAVTGRGMKEAEMGQVAQLIVDGIAARGNPEAQAAIRDRVAQIVDRFPVPGLPQTLVAGHATA
- a CDS encoding AtpZ/AtpI family protein, which translates into the protein MGPDQGKGERPPSANWAVAFDLGLRLGISVILGVGGGLLVDSWLRTSPIFTLIGMVLGIGAAMYTIWDVARQSMRR
- the atpB gene encoding F0F1 ATP synthase subunit A; translation: MVHVDIAAETLFAIGPLIVTNSMVGALLASILLLLAARWFTRRSGIVPSRGQSVIELPIEFLAGIVRGTGGKRWRQFVPLILAIFLFVLTANWLSLLPGVGTIGLWEGEGEHRILVPFVRAGAADLNFTLGLALISFVAFIMFGLRANGARGYLKELLIAEPAYMTPLLTPIHLISELSRVISLSMRLFGNVFAGEVLLATMLALTTATLFTLPLAFVVPGVFIGLELLFGLVQALVFALLSMTYITLAIAEHRQHGSADDHAGEAPEQGTAPAHGAA
- the atpE gene encoding ATP synthase F0 subunit C, with protein sequence MDLQQLAAGLAMGLGGIGPGIGLGIGFSKAMEAIGRNPEASGTIFVPYILGLALTEAIGIYALVVSLIILFAS
- the atpF gene encoding F0F1 ATP synthase subunit B yields the protein MAFFEAFGVDVFKLAFQILNFLLILYLLNRFLFKRVLGLLDERQGRISKGLEDAEAAARDRELARAERETALDEARSEAQTMIARATKIAEDSRKEIVAAARAEAEKVAARATEEITAEKQRAIAELRSQVADLALEAAGRLVKTEMNAPTQRRLIDEFLAEVSPSEKERS